One genomic region from Equus asinus isolate D_3611 breed Donkey chromosome 8, EquAss-T2T_v2, whole genome shotgun sequence encodes:
- the LOC106830298 gene encoding HLA class II histocompatibility antigen, DQ beta 1 chain-like codes for MSGKMALQMPRGLWTAAVMVTLVVLSIPVAEGRDSPKDFVIQLKGLCYFTNGTERVRHVTRYIYNREEWVRFDSDVGEYRALTEAGRPDAEYWNGQKDVLEQTRAELDTVCRHNYQAEALTTLQRRVKPTVTISPSRTEALNHHNLLVCSVTDFYPGQIKVRWFRNDQEETAGVVSTPLIRNGDWTFQILVMLEMTPQRGDVYTCHVEHPSLQSPITVEWRVQSESAQSKMLSGIGGFVLGLIFLGLGLIIHHRSKKGPRGPSPAGLLD; via the exons ATGTCTGGGAAGATGGCTCTGCAGATGCCCAGAGGCCTTTGGACAGCAGCTGTGATGGTGACGCTGGTGGTGCTGAGCATCCCGGTGGCTGAAGGCAGAGACTCTCCAA AGGATTTCGTGATCCAGCTTAAGGGCCTGTGCTACTTCACCAACGGGACGGAGCGGGTGCGGCACGTGACCAGATACATCTACAACCGGGAGGAGTGGGTGCGCTTCGACAGCGACGTGGGGGAGTACCGGGCGCTGACTGAGGCGGGGCGGCCGGACGCCGAGTACTGGAACGGGCAGAAGGACGTCCTGGAGCAGACGCGGGCCGAGCTGGACACGGTGTGCAGACACAACTACCAGGCGGAGGCCCTCACGACCTTGCAGCGCCGAG TGAAACCTACAGTGACCATCTCCCCATCCAGAACAGAGGCTCTAAACCACCACAACCTGCTGGTCTGCTCCGTGACAGATTTCTATCCGGGCCAGATCAAAGTTCGGTGGTTCCGGAATGACCAGGAGGAGACAGCCGGTGTTGTGTCCACCCCCCTTATTAGGAATGGGGACTGGACCTTCCAGATCCTCGTGATGCTGGAAATGACTCCCCAGCGAGGAGATGTCTACACATGCCACGTGGAGcaccccagcctccagagccCTATCACAGTGGAGTGGC GGGTGCAGTCTGAATCTGCCCAGAGCAAGATGCTGAGTGGCATCGGGGGCTTCGTGCTGGGGCTGATCTTCCTCGGGCTGGGCCTTATCATCCATCACAGGAGCAAGAAGG GACCTCGTGGGCCTTCGCCAGCAG gGCTGCTGGACTGA